The proteins below come from a single Chryseobacterium sp. MA9 genomic window:
- a CDS encoding ankyrin repeat domain-containing protein yields the protein MRNLILILGLFLSSWLSAQGKAKSIFDIARSGTVPEVQELMKQNPDVINQVNENGFSPLILACYRGNVSVADFLIDNVKDVNYKSREGTALAGLAIKYNKDLVEHLLKKKADPNIADATGYTPLFWAVKSGNKDLVEQLLKYKADKTKKDSMGMTPFEYALQTNNKEIINLLKN from the coding sequence ATGAGAAATCTAATCTTAATTTTAGGACTATTTCTGAGCTCATGGCTATCTGCTCAGGGAAAAGCAAAATCAATATTTGATATTGCCAGAAGCGGAACAGTTCCTGAAGTACAGGAGCTGATGAAACAAAACCCGGATGTTATTAATCAGGTTAACGAAAATGGTTTTTCACCCCTTATTTTAGCTTGTTACAGAGGAAATGTAAGCGTTGCTGACTTTCTGATTGATAATGTAAAAGATGTGAACTATAAAAGTCGTGAAGGAACCGCATTGGCAGGTCTTGCCATAAAATACAACAAAGACCTGGTGGAACATTTATTAAAGAAAAAGGCAGATCCCAATATAGCAGACGCTACAGGATATACTCCTTTATTCTGGGCAGTAAAATCAGGGAATAAAGACCTGGTAGAACAGCTGCTTAAATATAAAGCAGATAAAACAAAAAAAGATTCAATGGGAATGACCCCTTTTGAATATGCATTACAAACCAATAACAAAGAAATTATTAATCTCTTAAAAAATTGA
- a CDS encoding YceI family protein, whose protein sequence is MKKLALLSVLLLSAGYASAQKYSSKTGKVTFEASVPLFDDIFAQDDNNVVILNADNGEMASVSTVKNFHFKTKLMEEHFNESYAESAKYPKTTFKGKIVNFDKTKLTGSPQKYTVQGTLNFHGVDKAVNSAATLYAKDGKIYMQGSFMAKPADYKVTIPKMVTKKVAENVNIEYNYVMVKQ, encoded by the coding sequence ATGAAAAAATTAGCATTATTAAGCGTATTACTGCTTTCTGCCGGTTACGCTTCAGCACAAAAATACAGTTCTAAGACCGGAAAAGTAACTTTTGAAGCTTCAGTACCTCTGTTTGATGATATTTTTGCCCAGGACGACAATAATGTTGTAATTCTGAATGCAGATAACGGTGAAATGGCATCTGTTTCAACTGTCAAAAACTTTCATTTTAAAACAAAATTAATGGAAGAGCATTTCAATGAAAGTTATGCTGAATCTGCAAAATACCCTAAAACAACTTTCAAAGGGAAAATTGTCAACTTTGATAAAACAAAACTTACAGGCAGCCCTCAGAAATATACGGTTCAGGGAACGCTTAACTTTCATGGAGTAGACAAAGCTGTAAACTCTGCAGCTACTTTGTATGCAAAAGATGGTAAAATATATATGCAGGGTAGTTTTATGGCCAAACCTGCAGATTATAAAGTGACCATACCTAAAATGGTTACCAAGAAAGTTGCAGAAAACGTCAACATAGAATACAACTACGTAATGGTAAAACAATGA
- a CDS encoding DUF5777 family beta-barrel protein yields the protein MTKTLLFLSVFSSGLVFAQEDLLKDIDTVKTNTETSQPAFKALQIVTGQSTKLAAKKEWYIIVAHRFGDISAGFKDFFGLDHASTKLGVIYGISDAVSVSLSRETNMKTFEGAVKYRLVRQNENFPVDIVGYNVMGANTELDKDNYPHLKFSDRLSYLTQALISRRFNDKLSLQLTPSFVHKNLYEPTIENKNQFLAGLGGRYKISKRVSVNAEYFVNFDDHSFYKTPLSLGVDVETGGHVFQLLLTNSQINSDIGYLTNATGAWGKGHIFFGFNLYRVF from the coding sequence ATGACGAAAACTCTCTTATTTTTGTCAGTATTTTCATCAGGTCTTGTCTTTGCACAGGAAGATCTGCTGAAAGATATTGACACGGTGAAAACCAACACAGAAACCTCACAACCCGCCTTCAAAGCCCTTCAGATTGTTACAGGACAATCTACAAAACTGGCTGCCAAAAAAGAATGGTACATTATTGTTGCTCACAGATTTGGAGATATAAGCGCAGGCTTTAAAGACTTTTTCGGTCTGGATCATGCTTCAACCAAATTAGGTGTTATCTATGGTATTTCAGATGCTGTATCCGTAAGTCTGTCCAGAGAAACGAATATGAAAACGTTTGAAGGAGCAGTAAAATACAGACTGGTAAGACAAAATGAAAACTTTCCGGTGGATATTGTGGGGTACAATGTAATGGGTGCCAATACTGAACTGGATAAAGATAATTATCCACACCTTAAATTCAGCGACAGGCTTTCTTATCTTACACAGGCATTGATCTCAAGAAGGTTCAATGATAAGCTTTCCTTACAGCTTACCCCTTCCTTTGTTCATAAAAACCTTTACGAACCCACCATTGAAAACAAAAATCAGTTTTTGGCAGGTTTGGGAGGACGCTATAAAATTTCAAAAAGAGTTTCTGTGAATGCAGAATACTTTGTGAATTTCGACGATCACAGTTTTTATAAAACCCCATTATCATTAGGGGTCGATGTAGAAACCGGAGGACATGTGTTCCAGCTTTTATTAACGAACTCCCAGATAAATTCAGATATCGGATATCTTACCAATGCCACTGGAGCATGGGGAAAGGGGCATATTTTCTTTGGGTTTAATCTTTATAGAGTTTTTTAA
- a CDS encoding Crp/Fnr family transcriptional regulator encodes MIDNAFAVSKFGFLGADFLSELEKHAVAINIKAKTEIIREGQKNKFVPFLIKGSIKVFTLNDGRELIYYYIKPKDSCLMTFSSILTDYVSRVYAIAEEDSEAILIPVSVMHDWLIKFPEINKLFYHEYDRRFSEVMNMVNDAVFHRLDKRVLNYIKQQISSTGNNPIKITHREIANSLGTSREVVSRVLKKIESEGEIVQTKEGIKVPVNENVRII; translated from the coding sequence ATGATTGATAATGCGTTCGCTGTAAGCAAATTTGGATTTTTAGGTGCTGATTTTCTATCTGAGTTGGAAAAGCATGCTGTTGCAATTAATATAAAAGCAAAAACTGAAATCATAAGAGAAGGGCAGAAAAATAAGTTTGTGCCTTTCCTGATAAAAGGCTCTATCAAGGTTTTCACCCTTAATGATGGAAGAGAACTTATCTACTATTATATTAAACCCAAAGATAGCTGCCTTATGACCTTCTCATCCATTCTCACAGATTACGTCAGCAGGGTATATGCTATCGCCGAAGAAGACTCGGAAGCCATTCTTATTCCTGTTTCCGTAATGCATGATTGGCTGATAAAATTTCCGGAAATCAACAAACTGTTTTATCATGAATATGACCGTAGATTTTCAGAAGTGATGAATATGGTGAATGATGCAGTGTTCCACAGACTGGATAAAAGAGTCCTGAATTACATCAAACAGCAGATTTCATCCACAGGAAACAACCCCATTAAGATAACCCATCGTGAAATTGCCAACAGTTTGGGAACTTCCAGGGAAGTGGTAAGCAGAGTTTTGAAAAAAATTGAAAGCGAAGGTGAAATTGTTCAAACTAAAGAAGGTATTAAAGTTCCTGTAAATGAAAATGTTAGAATAATCTAA
- a CDS encoding DUF3467 domain-containing protein: protein MDNNQNPQDGNINIELNEMVAAGIYANLALVNHSPSEFVVDFIQLMPGVQQAKVRSRVILAPLHAKRVLNALQQNIANYEQQFGEIKEVEPFVLGGNNVQA from the coding sequence ATGGACAACAATCAAAATCCACAAGACGGAAACATCAACATCGAATTAAACGAAATGGTAGCTGCTGGTATCTATGCTAACCTAGCTTTAGTAAACCACTCTCCATCTGAATTTGTAGTAGACTTTATTCAGTTGATGCCAGGTGTTCAGCAAGCTAAAGTAAGATCAAGAGTTATTCTTGCTCCACTTCACGCTAAAAGAGTATTAAACGCTCTTCAACAGAACATCGCTAACTACGAGCAGCAGTTCGGAGAAATCAAAGAAGTTGAGCCTTTCGTATTAGGAGGAAACAACGTTCAAGCGTAA
- the rpoC gene encoding DNA-directed RNA polymerase subunit beta' yields MSNKNKTSRFNKITIGLASPESILQDSRGEVLKPETINYRTHKPERDGLFCEKIFGPVKDYECACGKYKRIRYKGIVCDRCGVEVTEKKVRRERIGHIGLVVPIAHIWYFRSLPNKIGYLLGIPSKKLDMIIYYERYVVIQQGIAKKLDGSDFENMEFLTEEEYLDIMETLPVENQYLDDSDPNKFIARMGAEAVEDLLKRIDLDALSFDLRHKAHNEGSKQRRTEALKRLNVVEALRGANTRMINRPEWMIMRVLPVIPPELRPLVPLDGGRFATSDLNDLYRRVIIRNNRLKRLLEIKAPEVILRNEKRMLQESVDSLFDNTRKSSAVKSESNRPLKSLSDSLKGKQGRFRQNLLGKRVDYSARSVIVVGPNLQLHECGIPKDMAAELYKPFIIRKLIERGIVKTVKSAKRIIDRKEPVVYDILENVMKGHPVLLNRAPTLHRLGIQAFQPKMIEGKAIQLHPLVTTAFNADFDGDQMAVHLPLGPEAILEAQLLMLGSQNILNPANGSPITVPSQDMVLGLYFMTKELSSTEDMKVKGEGLAFYSPEEAEIAYAEGRVSLNAKVRCRLPVKEDGVIVTRLIETSVGRILFNQIVPKQSGYINELLTKKSLRNVIGKILADTDFPTTVKFLDAMKDLGYSNAFKGGLSFSLGDIVVPVEKKQMIASSIETVDEIRANYNMGLITDTERYNQVIDVWTNTNAGLTEMIMSRMKTDQGGFNSVYMMLDSGARGSKEQIRQLSGMRGLMAKPQKAGSTGAEIIENPILANFKEGLSILEYFISTHGARKGLADTALKTADAGYLTRRLVDVAQDVIVTEDDCGTLRGTEVTALKKNDEIVEKISERILGRVSLHNIYDPETDELIASADQVIIEALAKRIEEAGLEAVEVRSPLTCEAKKGICAKCYGRNLATGKVIHMGEAVGVIAAQSIGEPGTQLTLRTFHQGGTAGNVSENPSIVARRDGIVEMDEVRTITSEDENGNTAEVVVSRSTEFRLVADNELRTPLMVANVPYGSILAVKPGDKVKKGDTICRWDPYNAVIIAETSGKVEYEDIIQGISFQLEIDEQTGFEEKVISESRNKKAVPTLKVVDSKGVEQKAYNLPVGAHLMVNDGEKIKAGKVLIKIPRKSAKAGDITGGLPRVTELFEARNPSNPAVVTEIDGVVSYGKIKRGNRELIVEAKTGERKIYLVKLSNQILVQENDFVRAGSPLSDGSITPEDILRIKGPTAVQEYLVNEIQEVYRLQGVKIDDKHFEIIVRQMMTKVSIVDGGDTQFLEGALEHKYDFLEENNRVFGLKVVVDAGDSKEFMPGQMITARELRDENSKLKREDLSLVEVREALPATATPVLQGITRAALQTKSFMSAASFQETTKVLNEAAVAGKVDDLNGLKENVIVGHRIPAGTGLKEYQNVIVGSKKEFEDLN; encoded by the coding sequence ATGTCAAATAAAAATAAAACAAGTAGATTTAATAAAATAACCATCGGTTTAGCTTCACCGGAGTCTATTTTACAGGACTCAAGAGGGGAAGTTTTAAAACCGGAAACTATTAACTACAGAACTCACAAACCTGAAAGAGACGGATTATTCTGTGAGAAAATCTTTGGTCCTGTAAAAGATTACGAATGTGCTTGTGGTAAATACAAGAGAATTCGTTACAAAGGGATCGTTTGTGACCGTTGTGGTGTAGAAGTTACTGAGAAAAAAGTAAGAAGAGAAAGAATCGGTCATATCGGATTGGTTGTTCCTATTGCTCACATCTGGTACTTCCGTTCATTGCCAAACAAAATCGGATACCTTTTAGGAATCCCTTCTAAGAAATTAGATATGATCATCTACTACGAAAGATATGTAGTGATTCAGCAGGGTATTGCTAAAAAATTAGATGGTTCTGATTTCGAAAATATGGAATTCCTTACAGAAGAAGAGTACCTTGATATCATGGAAACTCTTCCTGTAGAAAACCAGTATCTTGATGATTCTGATCCAAATAAATTCATCGCCAGAATGGGTGCTGAGGCTGTAGAAGATCTATTAAAAAGAATCGATCTTGATGCATTGTCTTTCGACTTGAGACACAAAGCTCACAACGAAGGTTCTAAACAAAGAAGAACAGAAGCTCTAAAAAGATTGAACGTTGTAGAAGCACTAAGAGGTGCTAATACAAGAATGATCAACAGACCAGAGTGGATGATCATGCGTGTACTTCCTGTTATCCCACCAGAATTAAGACCATTAGTTCCATTGGATGGAGGACGTTTCGCAACTTCTGACTTGAATGACCTTTATAGAAGAGTAATTATCAGAAATAACCGTTTGAAGAGATTATTGGAGATTAAAGCTCCTGAAGTAATCTTGAGAAACGAGAAGCGTATGCTTCAGGAATCAGTAGATTCATTATTCGATAACACAAGAAAATCTTCTGCAGTAAAATCTGAATCAAACAGACCATTGAAATCACTTTCTGATTCATTGAAAGGTAAGCAAGGTCGTTTCCGTCAGAACTTACTAGGGAAAAGGGTAGATTACTCTGCACGTTCGGTAATTGTTGTAGGTCCAAACTTACAGCTTCACGAATGTGGTATTCCTAAAGATATGGCAGCTGAACTTTACAAACCATTTATCATTAGAAAACTAATTGAAAGAGGGATTGTAAAAACTGTAAAATCTGCAAAGAGAATTATTGATAGAAAAGAACCTGTAGTTTATGATATCCTTGAAAACGTGATGAAAGGACACCCTGTTCTATTGAACAGAGCACCTACGCTTCACAGACTGGGTATTCAGGCTTTCCAACCTAAGATGATCGAAGGTAAGGCAATCCAGCTACACCCGTTAGTAACAACAGCATTCAACGCCGATTTCGATGGTGACCAGATGGCGGTACACTTACCGTTAGGACCAGAGGCAATCCTTGAAGCTCAGTTATTGATGTTAGGTTCTCAGAACATCTTGAACCCTGCAAACGGTTCTCCGATTACGGTACCTTCTCAGGACATGGTTCTTGGTCTTTATTTCATGACTAAAGAATTGAGCTCTACAGAAGATATGAAAGTAAAAGGTGAAGGTCTTGCATTCTATTCTCCTGAGGAAGCGGAAATCGCTTATGCTGAAGGTAGAGTTTCTTTAAATGCTAAGGTAAGATGTAGACTACCTGTTAAAGAAGATGGAGTAATAGTAACAAGATTGATCGAAACTTCTGTAGGTAGAATTTTATTCAACCAAATTGTACCTAAGCAGTCAGGATATATTAATGAACTTCTTACTAAGAAATCATTAAGAAACGTTATCGGTAAGATCCTTGCTGATACAGATTTCCCTACAACTGTGAAATTCTTGGATGCAATGAAAGATTTAGGATATTCAAATGCATTCAAAGGAGGTCTTTCATTCTCACTTGGAGATATTGTAGTTCCTGTTGAGAAAAAACAGATGATTGCTTCTTCAATTGAAACTGTAGACGAAATTAGAGCCAACTATAACATGGGTCTAATTACTGATACAGAACGTTATAACCAGGTAATCGACGTTTGGACAAATACCAACGCCGGATTAACTGAAATGATCATGAGCAGAATGAAAACTGACCAAGGTGGTTTCAACTCTGTATACATGATGCTTGACTCTGGAGCGAGGGGTTCTAAAGAACAGATCCGTCAGTTATCAGGGATGAGAGGTTTGATGGCAAAACCGCAAAAAGCCGGTTCTACCGGAGCGGAGATCATCGAAAACCCGATCCTTGCCAACTTTAAGGAAGGTCTTTCGATTCTAGAGTACTTTATCTCTACCCACGGTGCTCGTAAGGGTCTTGCGGATACCGCTCTTAAGACAGCCGATGCTGGTTACTTAACGAGAAGATTGGTAGACGTTGCACAAGACGTTATCGTTACAGAAGACGACTGTGGAACTCTAAGAGGTACAGAAGTTACTGCACTTAAGAAAAATGACGAGATCGTTGAAAAAATCTCTGAAAGAATCTTAGGTAGAGTATCTCTTCATAATATTTACGATCCTGAAACTGACGAGCTTATAGCAAGTGCAGATCAGGTGATCATTGAAGCATTGGCGAAAAGAATCGAAGAAGCCGGATTAGAGGCTGTTGAGGTTCGTTCACCATTAACTTGTGAAGCTAAGAAAGGTATCTGTGCTAAATGTTACGGTAGAAACTTAGCAACAGGTAAAGTGATCCACATGGGTGAAGCGGTAGGTGTAATTGCAGCACAGTCAATTGGAGAACCAGGTACTCAGCTTACGTTGAGAACCTTCCACCAAGGGGGTACTGCAGGAAACGTATCAGAAAACCCATCTATCGTTGCAAGAAGAGATGGTATCGTTGAAATGGATGAAGTAAGAACTATTACTTCTGAAGATGAAAACGGTAATACAGCTGAAGTTGTAGTTTCCCGTTCAACAGAATTCAGATTAGTTGCTGATAATGAGCTTAGAACTCCATTAATGGTAGCTAACGTACCTTACGGATCTATATTAGCTGTAAAACCAGGTGATAAAGTGAAGAAAGGAGATACAATCTGTAGATGGGATCCATATAACGCAGTAATTATTGCAGAAACTTCAGGTAAGGTAGAATACGAGGATATCATCCAGGGTATTTCATTCCAGCTTGAAATTGACGAACAAACAGGATTTGAAGAGAAAGTAATCTCTGAATCTAGAAATAAGAAAGCTGTACCTACCTTGAAAGTGGTAGACTCTAAAGGTGTTGAGCAGAAAGCTTACAACTTACCGGTAGGAGCCCACTTAATGGTTAATGATGGTGAAAAAATTAAGGCTGGTAAAGTCTTAATCAAAATCCCAAGAAAATCTGCAAAAGCAGGGGATATCACCGGAGGTCTTCCGAGAGTTACCGAATTATTTGAAGCAAGAAACCCTTCAAACCCAGCGGTTGTTACTGAAATCGACGGGGTAGTTTCTTACGGAAAAATTAAGAGAGGTAACCGTGAACTTATTGTTGAGGCGAAAACTGGAGAAAGAAAAATTTACTTGGTAAAACTTTCCAACCAGATTCTTGTTCAGGAGAATGACTTCGTAAGAGCAGGTTCTCCGCTTTCTGACGGTTCTATCACACCGGAAGATATCTTAAGAATTAAAGGCCCAACAGCAGTTCAGGAATACTTAGTAAACGAGATCCAGGAAGTTTACCGTCTACAGGGGGTAAAAATCGACGACAAGCACTTCGAAATTATCGTAAGACAGATGATGACGAAAGTATCTATCGTAGATGGAGGTGATACTCAATTCCTTGAAGGAGCTCTTGAACACAAGTATGATTTCTTGGAAGAAAACAACAGAGTATTCGGTCTTAAAGTAGTAGTAGATGCTGGTGATTCTAAAGAATTCATGCCAGGTCAGATGATTACTGCAAGAGAATTAAGAGATGAAAACTCTAAGTTGAAACGTGAAGATTTAAGTCTTGTAGAAGTAAGAGAAGCTCTTCCTGCTACAGCAACTCCTGTACTACAAGGTATTACAAGAGCAGCCCTTCAGACTAAATCATTCATGTCTGCAGCATCGTTCCAGGAAACAACCAAAGTTCTTAACGAAGCAGCTGTTGCTGGTAAAGTAGACGATCTTAACGGTCTTAAAGAAAATGTAATTGTAGGTCACAGAATCCCTGCAGGTACAGGTCTTAAAGAGTATCAGAACGTTATTGTAGGTTCTAAGAAAGAATTCGAAGACCTTAACTAA
- the rpoB gene encoding DNA-directed RNA polymerase subunit beta, with translation MSKTKSTTQGNPRINFSSAKGKIITPDFLDIQIESFREFFQLDTLPEARKTEALYKTFQENFPITDSRNQFVLEFLDYLVDSPRYSIDECVERGLTYSVPLKARLKLYCTDPEHEDFQTVVQDVYLGPVPYMTPSGSFIINGAERVIVTQLHRSPGVFFGQTYHANGTKLYYSRIIPFKGSWMEFTTDINSVMYAYIDRKKKLPLTTLLRAIGYESDKDILQIFDLAEEVKVSKAALKKVEGRTLAARVLNTWFEDFVDEDTGEVVSIERNEIILDRETILEKEHLDLILDAGVKSILIHKENSNEFSIIQNTLQKDPTNSEKEAVEYIYRQLRNADPPDEETARGIIEKLFFSEQRYSLGEVGRYRLNKKLGLNIPTTTEVLTKEDIIAIVRHLIELVNSKAEVDDIDHLSNRRIKTVGEQLAGQFGVGLSRIARTIKERMNVRDNEIFTPLDLVNAKTLTSVINSFFGTNQLSQFMDQTNPLSEITHKRRLSALGPGGLSRERAGFEVRDVHHTHYGRICPIETPEGPNIGLISSLGIYAKINNLGFIETPYRKVEGGKIDLNADPIYLNAEDEEDKVIAQANVELSDNGDFLTDRIIARLDGDYPVVEPAQVNLIDVAPNQISGISASLIPFLEHDDANRALMGSNMMRQAVPLLKPQAPIVGTGLEQQVARDSRILINAEGTGTVEYVDADRIVIKYERSEDEDLVQFESATKTYKLTKFRKTNQSTTITLRPNVRVGDVVEKGQVLCDGYATEKGELALGRNLVVAFMPWKGYNFEDAIVINEKVVREDWFTSIHVDEYSLEVRDTKLGMEELTADIPNVSEEATKDLDENGMIRIGAEVKPGDIMIGKITPKGESDPTPEEKLLRAIFGDKAGDVKDASLKADSSLRGVVINKKLFSRNIKDKKKRTEEKLRLEEIENTYKAKFDELRNTLIEKLNTLVSGKTSQGVQNDLDEEIIGKGVKFTHKLLTSVEDYVNVSGADWTVDADKNELIKQLIHNYKIKYNDIQGVKNREKFAISIGDELPAGIMKLAKVYIAKKRKLNVGDKMAGRHGNKGIVSRIVREEDMPFLEDGTPVDIVLNPLGVPSRMNIGQIYETVLGWAGQKLGMKFATPIFDGATLDQITEYTEKAGLPKFGHTHLYDGGTGERFTQAATVGIIYMLKLGHMVDDKMHARSIGPYSLITQQPLGGKAQFGGQRFGEMEVWALEAFGASNILREILTVKSDDVIGRAKTYEAIAKGESMPEPGIPESFNVLLHELQGLGLDVRLEE, from the coding sequence ATGAGTAAAACAAAATCAACAACTCAAGGAAATCCGAGAATTAATTTCTCATCAGCGAAAGGAAAAATCATCACTCCGGACTTTTTGGATATCCAAATTGAGTCTTTCAGAGAATTTTTCCAGCTTGATACACTTCCTGAAGCCAGAAAGACAGAAGCTCTTTACAAGACTTTCCAAGAGAATTTCCCAATTACGGATTCAAGAAACCAATTCGTATTAGAATTCCTAGACTATCTGGTAGATTCTCCACGTTATTCAATTGATGAGTGTGTGGAAAGAGGACTTACTTATTCAGTTCCTCTAAAAGCTAGACTTAAATTGTATTGTACTGACCCGGAACACGAAGATTTCCAAACTGTGGTTCAGGATGTATATTTAGGTCCGGTTCCTTATATGACGCCAAGTGGTTCTTTCATCATCAACGGTGCTGAGAGAGTTATCGTTACGCAGCTTCACCGTTCACCTGGTGTATTCTTCGGACAGACTTACCACGCGAATGGGACCAAATTATATTATTCAAGAATTATCCCTTTCAAAGGATCTTGGATGGAATTTACAACTGATATCAACAGCGTAATGTACGCGTATATCGACCGTAAGAAAAAATTACCATTAACAACTTTATTAAGAGCTATCGGATACGAATCTGATAAAGATATCCTTCAGATCTTCGACCTTGCGGAAGAAGTGAAAGTTTCTAAAGCTGCCCTTAAAAAAGTGGAAGGGAGAACATTGGCTGCGAGAGTATTGAACACTTGGTTCGAAGATTTCGTAGACGAAGATACAGGTGAAGTAGTTTCTATTGAAAGAAACGAGATCATCTTGGATAGAGAAACAATCCTTGAAAAAGAACATTTAGATCTTATCCTGGATGCTGGTGTGAAATCAATCCTGATTCACAAAGAAAACAGTAATGAATTCTCTATCATCCAGAATACATTACAAAAAGACCCTACTAACTCTGAAAAAGAAGCGGTAGAGTATATTTATCGTCAGTTAAGAAACGCAGATCCACCAGATGAGGAAACGGCAAGAGGAATCATTGAAAAATTATTCTTCTCTGAGCAGAGATACTCTTTAGGTGAAGTTGGACGTTACAGATTGAACAAAAAGTTAGGTCTTAACATTCCTACAACAACTGAGGTTCTTACAAAAGAAGATATCATTGCTATCGTAAGACATTTGATCGAACTTGTAAACTCTAAAGCTGAGGTTGATGATATTGACCACTTATCAAACAGAAGAATTAAAACTGTTGGTGAGCAATTAGCAGGACAGTTCGGTGTAGGTCTTTCAAGAATTGCAAGAACAATCAAGGAAAGAATGAACGTTAGAGATAACGAAATCTTTACTCCGCTTGACCTTGTAAATGCTAAGACATTAACATCTGTAATCAACTCATTCTTCGGTACCAACCAGCTTTCTCAGTTCATGGACCAGACCAACCCGTTATCAGAGATCACTCACAAGAGAAGATTATCTGCACTAGGGCCTGGTGGTTTATCAAGAGAAAGAGCAGGTTTCGAGGTTCGTGACGTTCACCATACTCACTACGGAAGAATTTGTCCGATTGAAACTCCGGAAGGACCAAACATCGGTTTGATTTCATCTCTAGGGATCTATGCGAAAATCAATAACCTAGGTTTCATCGAAACTCCATATAGAAAAGTAGAAGGTGGTAAGATTGACCTTAACGCTGATCCTATTTACTTAAATGCAGAAGATGAAGAAGATAAAGTAATTGCTCAGGCAAACGTTGAATTGAGTGATAACGGAGACTTCTTAACAGACAGAATTATTGCAAGATTGGATGGTGACTATCCGGTAGTTGAGCCTGCTCAGGTTAACCTTATCGATGTAGCTCCAAACCAGATCTCAGGTATTTCCGCTTCATTGATTCCTTTCTTGGAGCATGATGATGCGAACCGTGCATTGATGGGATCTAACATGATGCGTCAGGCCGTTCCTCTATTGAAGCCACAGGCTCCAATCGTTGGTACAGGGCTTGAGCAGCAAGTTGCAAGAGATTCAAGAATCTTAATTAACGCTGAAGGTACAGGTACTGTAGAGTACGTAGATGCTGACAGAATCGTTATTAAATATGAAAGAAGCGAAGACGAAGATTTAGTACAATTCGAGTCTGCTACTAAAACATACAAACTTACTAAGTTCAGAAAAACCAACCAGAGTACAACTATTACCCTAAGACCAAACGTAAGAGTAGGTGATGTAGTGGAGAAAGGACAAGTACTTTGCGACGGTTATGCTACCGAAAAAGGAGAATTAGCTCTTGGTAGAAACTTAGTAGTAGCGTTCATGCCTTGGAAAGGGTACAACTTTGAGGATGCAATCGTAATCAACGAAAAAGTTGTACGTGAAGACTGGTTTACTTCAATCCACGTAGATGAGTATTCTCTTGAAGTTCGTGATACCAAATTAGGTATGGAAGAGCTTACAGCAGATATTCCAAACGTATCTGAAGAAGCTACCAAAGATCTTGACGAGAACGGTATGATCAGAATCGGTGCAGAAGTGAAGCCTGGAGATATCATGATTGGTAAAATTACTCCAAAAGGTGAATCTGACCCGACTCCTGAAGAAAAACTTCTTAGAGCAATCTTCGGTGATAAAGCTGGTGATGTAAAAGATGCATCATTAAAAGCTGACTCTTCATTAAGAGGAGTTGTTATCAACAAAAAATTGTTCTCTAGAAACATTAAAGACAAAAAGAAAAGAACTGAAGAAAAACTTAGACTTGAAGAAATTGAAAACACTTACAAGGCTAAATTTGATGAGTTGAGAAATACTTTAATTGAAAAATTAAATACACTGGTAAGCGGTAAAACTTCTCAAGGGGTACAAAATGACCTTGATGAAGAAATCATCGGTAAAGGTGTGAAATTTACTCACAAGCTATTAACTTCAGTTGAAGATTATGTAAATGTTAGTGGTGCAGACTGGACAGTAGACGCTGACAAGAATGAATTGATCAAACAATTAATTCACAATTACAAAATCAAATATAACGACATCCAAGGAGTTAAAAACCGTGAGAAATTTGCTATTTCAATCGGAGATGAGCTTCCAGCAGGGATTATGAAGTTGGCTAAAGTTTACATCGCTAAGAAACGTAAACTGAATGTAGGAGATAAGATGGCAGGACGTCACGGTAACAAAGGTATCGTTTCAAGAATCGTTCGTGAAGAAGATATGCCGTTCTTAGAGGATGGAACACCAGTAGATATCGTATTGAATCCACTAGGGGTACCTTCTCGTATGAACATCGGTCAGATCTATGAAACAGTTCTTGGATGGGCTGGTCAGAAGCTGGGAATGAAGTTCGCTACACCAATCTTTGACGGAGCAACTCTTGATCAGATTACTGAATATACAGAGAAAGCAGGTCTTCCTAAATTCGGTCACACTCACCTTTATGATGGTGGTACCGGAGAAAGATTTACTCAGGCTGCGACAGTAGGTATCATTTACATGTTGAAACTAGGACACATGGTTGATGATAAGATGCACGCACGTTCTATTGGACCTTACTCATTGATTACTCAGCAGCCGTTAGGAGGTAAAGCTCAGTTCGGAGGGCAGAGATTCGGAGAGATGGAGGTTTGGGCACTTGAAGCATTCGGTGCATCCAATATCTTGAGAGAAATCTTGACTGTGAAGTCGGATGACGTGATTGGTAGAGCAAAAACTTATGAAGCAATTGCAAAAGGTGAATCTATGCCTGAACCAGGTATTCCGGAATCATTCAATGTATTACTTCACGAGTTACAAGGACTTGGACTTGATGTAAGACTTGAGGAATAA